A genome region from Osmerus mordax isolate fOsmMor3 chromosome 27, fOsmMor3.pri, whole genome shotgun sequence includes the following:
- the niban1a gene encoding protein Niban 1a: MGISASSLLDESKSNYIKGRAEADLQEFSPHYRRQYSVASFSKVQEELQQGKTKITHLLLQRAAPEEGAVLYEDNALYFDENRKWKERYMVVRANYCLECHDSFESFMKGVLPSQRLLPTGGTVLTTEEKYMAMVDKCFPEEVNNLKEDFAPPLSSMPGQFPVYLRLPYRRDSYFCFRQEARQTRFLSVLSDCIRHQNQDFLKKKTCEVEAFLKAVQLYRQEKGQYGSWDMLIGSDVRVLANLVMEDLLPSLSKDMLPRLKSKKTERKRVWFATVEAAYILVQQRLLEGLSTLKEECRTAVRQQEVLMHSDMDQILSARTMLEGKLRASVLEPAEKFCMQSVQPYLASVLEELMGPISTGFQEAQEMTDSELEQLCQDFAEGGVTDELKQAMAVLSKPNLLGCYQKISSLQEKLPHLQERFGFSSISSLIHSTQIDLQQLMENAAYTFEQLVYKAKQDNPESSSSAMEKARLRVLKQYNYDSSTVRKRIFQDALMAITLPYMKKNLASTCKTELQGLEQYIFADHSNFLHVENVYEGILIQTLDKEVSKVVKEAAILKKHNLLTESRDLLSQSSRSSLSTPPVSTPSSPAWGLGSPPRPGRQQPSPLAENGLSLKREHADVYSSLSEEGQGEAGEMDTSDVFASDVVKVEASLVSAGAPEQKGLAPAEPGPGDTSVPAGGEKVDVLTGACSEDGEPPAASEPPTITGLVSPGTTDRLEAVMETVALESEAAAPVSADSPVPSPDPSPENVPMAVVDPALEQTVTECLASLTVTSAGEEVGIEAEAEADQGDAGAEEAGAEAKAREAEEEAVSEAGDEAGAVEGEAVPEAGAESEAEGEAVSEVEAGNGEAESEWESIPDSDPEAPSSGEQPVTAAEEADLAAPPSSVSPPPSSPDAPADSDSAPSDTVAPGDDVTEDAVTAEVEKRASGGDEVIPVTSDPDAEPRASESHTSAEPQGCDPPPEPAGGLEGNSSVSHGVLANADPVPEPEASLSLEVASDTQASVPAEPTQQALEAGEQPGRAPDCIQEIRDLVVEVIEVEEMVQHYPDAV; this comes from the exons CGGACCTGCAGGAGTTCAGCCCTCACTACAGGAGGCAGTACTCTGTGGCCAGTTTCTCCAAGGTGCAGGAGGAACTGCAGCAGGGGAAGACCAAGATCACACATCTGCTGCTGCAGAGG GCTGCACCCGAGGAAGGGGCGGTCCTGTACGAAGACAACGCCCTCTACTTCGATGAAAACCGGAAGTGGAAGGAGAGGTACATGGTGGTACGTGCCAACTACTGCCTGGAGTGTCACGACAGCTTCGAG TCCTTTATGAAAGGGGTTCTTCCAAGCCAAAGACTGCTTCCAACAGGGGGCACTGTGCTGACTACCGAAGAGAAATACATGGCTATGGTGGACAAATGCTTCCCAGAGGAAGTCAaca ACCTGAAGGAGGATttcgccccccctctctcgagCATGCCCGGTCAGTTCCCCGTGTACCTCAGGCTTCCTTACCGGCGAGACTCCTACTTCTGTTTCCGTCAAGAGGCTCGACAGACCAGGTTCCTCTCCGTGCTGTCCGACTGCATCCGCCACCAGAACCAAG ACTTCCTGAAGAAGAAGACATGTGAAGTGGAAGCCTTCCTGAAAGCCGTCCAGCTGTACCGTCAGGAGAAAGGCCAGTATGGATCCTGGGACATGCTGATAGGTAGCGATGTCAGG gtactGGCCAACCTGGTCATGGAAGATCTGCTGCCCTCTCTGTCCAAGGACATGCTTCCACGGTTAAAGAGcaagaagacagagaggaagagagtgtggtTTGCT ACGGTGGAGGCAGCCTACATCCTGGTGCAGCAGCGTCTGCTGGAGGGCCTGTCCACTCTGAAGGAGGAGTGCAGGACCGCCGTGCGCCAGCAGGAGGTGCTCATGCACTCTGACATGGACCAGATCCTCAGCGCCAGAACCATGCTGGAGGGCAAGCTGCGAG CCAGTGTGTTGGAGCCGGCAGAGAAGTTCTGCATGCAGAGTGTGCAGCCTTACCTGGCCTCAGTCCTGGAGGAACTGATGGGGCCAATCAGCACCGGCTTCCAGGAGGCCCAGGAGATGACTGACAGCGAGCTGGAACAATTGTGTCAGGACTTTGCGGAAGGCGGGGTCACCGATGAGCTCAAACAG gccATGGCCGTGCTGAGTAAGCCTAACCTGCTGGGCTGCTACCAGAAGATCAGCTCCCTCCAGGAGAAGCTCCCGCACCTGCAGGAACGTTTCGGTTTCTCCAGCATCAGCAGCCTGATCCACAGCACCCAGATAGACctgcagcag CTGATGGAGAACGCGGCGTACACGTTCGAGCAGCTGGTGTACAAGGCCAAGCAGGACAACCCGGAAAGCTCCAGCTCGGCCATGGAGAAGGCCAGGCTCAGGGTGCTCAAG caATACAACTACGACAGCAGCACGGTGAGGAAGAGGATTTTCCAGGACGCTCTTATGGCTATCACTCTGCCCTACATGAAGAAGAACCTGGCCTCTACCTGCAAAAca GAGCTTCAGGGTCTTGAACAGTACATCTTTGCAGACCACTCCAACTTCCTCCATGTGGAGAATGTGTATGAGGGCATATTGATCCAGACACTGGACAAGGAAGTCAGCAAAG TGGTGAAGGAGGCGGCCATATTGAAGAAGCACAACCTTCTGACAGAGAGCCGAGACCTCCTGAGTCAGTCCAGCCGCTCCAGCCTGTCCACCCCCCCGGTGTCCACCCCCAGCAGCCCAGCGTGGGGGCTGGGCTCCCCCCCACGGCCGGGCCGCCAGCAGCCCTCCCCTCTGGCTGAGAACGGGCTGTCCCTGAAGCGAGAGCATGCGGACGTCTACAGCTCGCTGTCGGAGGAAGGGCAGGGCGAGGCGGGGGAGATGGACACCTCGGACGTGTTCGCGTCAGACGTCGTTAAGGTGGAGGCCAGCCTCGTCTCCGCCGGGGCACCTGAGCAGAAGGGTCTGGCCCCAGCAGAGCCGGGCCCAGGGGACACGAGCGTCCCAGCCGGGGGGGAGAAGGTGGACGTCCTCACAGGCGCGTGCTCCGAGGACGGGGAGCCACCTGCTGCTTCAGAACCTCCCACCATCACAGGCCTGGTGTCCCCCGGCACCACAGACAGACTGGAGGCTGTGATGGAGACTGTGGCCCTGGAGAGTGAGGCTGCTGCCCCTGTCTCTGCTGATAGCCCTGTccctagccctgaccccagccccgaGAATGTCCCTATGGCTGTAGTTGACCCAGCATTAGAACAGACAGTTACAGAGTGCCTGGCCTCTCTCACTGTAACCAGTGCAGGGGAAGAGGTTGGGATagaggctgaggcagaggcagaccaGGGAGACGCTGGGGCtgaagaggctggggcagaggctaaggcaagagaagcagaggaagaggctgtatcagaggctggggatgaggcaggggcaGTTGAGGGAGAGGCTGTACCCGAGGCTGGAGCAGAATCCGAGGCAGAAGGAGAGGCTGTATCGGAAGTGGAGGCAGGCAACGGAGAGGCTGAGAGTGAATGGGAGAGCATCCCTGACAGTGACCCAGAGGCTCCCTCTAGTGGTGAGCAGCCTGTAACTGCAGCTGAGGAAGCCGACCTCGCTGCCCCGCCCAGCTccgtctcaccccctccttcctctccggACGCGCCCGCCGACAGCGACTCAGCCCCCTCGGACACTGTGGCGCccggtgatgatgtcacagaagACGCTGTGACGGCGGAGGTCGAAAAGAGGGCGAGCGGCGGAGACGAGGTCATccccgtgacctctgaccctgacgCGGAACCCAGAGCGAGCGAATCCCACACCTCCGCTGAACCCCAGGGCTGCGACCCTCCTCCTGAACCAGCAGGCGGCCTCGAGGGAAATTCTAGCGTTAGCCACGGCGTGCTAGCGAACGCTGATCCCGTTCCAGAACCAGAAGCCAGCTTGAGCTTGGAGGTAGCGTCAGACACCCAGGCCTCTGTCCCTGCCGAGCCCACCCAACAAGCACTCGAGGCGGGGGAGCAGCCGGGCCGAGCCCCGGACTGCATCCAGGAGATCCGGGACCTGGTGGTGGAAGTgatagaggtggaggagatggtgcaGCACTACCCTGACGCTGTATAA